A window of Pelagicoccus enzymogenes contains these coding sequences:
- a CDS encoding PAS domain-containing protein, producing MPAVAVLVALQFQAGNVTLSLLSAIAVAIGVAVMHFFVVSPIDRRIKSAATAIEALSKGKLSSELDTESKDELGDLGRSLQATCSGLKKTFESEEIDWDKVAELKVISKITDMTSIVSEADLKGTIVSCNDKFCEVSQYGRDELIGQGHNMTRHPDMPKSVFKELWGTIGRGNIFRGMVKNLKKDGTPYYVDAVIAPVMGENGKPRKYLGVRYDVTESEIERQNAKGILSAIDDAFAYIEFDTSGNILTANKNFLEAMGYQLDEIAGKHHRTFVTSDYARSSEYAAFWADLKDGKSYSGSYKRIAKGGREVWIQAVYAPVMDEVGRVIKVVKIATDVTEAKIESINNERQLAEANRNQAVIEFDNKGMILSANDNFLSCVGYSLNEIQGRHHSMFVDEEYAKSTEYAQFWTDLNNGRFQTSDYKRLAKGGREIWIQATYNPRFDASGNVNKVIKFATDITAKKAAEEGLTRTLALVAEHSQTLASAAEELSATAQSMNTNTADTARQAGVASSASEQVATNISMVATAAEEMSASVQEIAKNAAEAAQVGASAVGVAASTNETVSKLGASSVEIGEVIKVITSIAEQTNLLALNATIEAARAGEAGKGFAVVANEVKELAKQTAAATEDISIKIQAIQTDASGAVSAIGDISEIIRRINDIQNEIASAVDEQSATTNEIARNVSEASRGSSEISENIVNVSSAAQYTTEGANDTLTAAQGLAKLSSELKAIVENSRN from the coding sequence TCACTTCTCTCCGCGATAGCGGTCGCGATCGGTGTGGCGGTGATGCACTTCTTCGTCGTCAGTCCGATAGACCGTCGCATCAAGTCGGCGGCGACAGCCATCGAAGCGCTTTCGAAAGGTAAGCTTTCGAGCGAATTGGATACTGAAAGCAAGGACGAGCTCGGCGATCTCGGCCGTTCCTTGCAGGCCACCTGCTCCGGCCTGAAGAAGACCTTCGAGTCAGAGGAGATAGACTGGGACAAGGTGGCGGAGTTAAAAGTGATTTCCAAGATAACCGACATGACGAGCATCGTTTCGGAGGCGGACCTGAAGGGCACGATTGTTTCCTGCAACGACAAGTTTTGCGAGGTCTCCCAGTACGGTCGCGACGAATTGATCGGGCAGGGGCACAACATGACGCGCCACCCCGACATGCCCAAGAGCGTGTTCAAGGAGCTTTGGGGAACCATCGGTCGAGGCAACATTTTCAGGGGCATGGTCAAGAACCTCAAGAAGGACGGCACTCCTTACTACGTGGACGCTGTGATCGCTCCGGTGATGGGCGAAAACGGAAAGCCGCGTAAGTATTTGGGAGTTCGATACGACGTGACGGAGTCGGAGATCGAGCGTCAGAACGCGAAGGGAATCTTGTCTGCGATCGATGACGCCTTCGCCTATATCGAATTCGATACGAGCGGGAACATCCTCACTGCCAACAAGAACTTCTTGGAAGCGATGGGCTACCAGTTGGACGAAATCGCAGGCAAGCACCATCGCACTTTCGTGACAAGCGACTACGCCCGCTCGTCGGAGTACGCAGCGTTCTGGGCAGATCTGAAGGATGGAAAGTCCTATTCCGGAAGCTACAAGCGCATCGCCAAGGGGGGGCGGGAAGTTTGGATACAAGCTGTCTACGCTCCTGTGATGGACGAAGTCGGTCGTGTGATCAAAGTGGTGAAGATCGCTACGGACGTCACCGAAGCTAAGATCGAATCGATCAACAACGAGCGTCAGCTCGCGGAAGCGAATCGCAACCAGGCAGTGATCGAATTCGACAACAAGGGAATGATCCTCTCGGCCAACGACAATTTCCTCTCCTGCGTGGGCTATTCGCTGAATGAGATCCAAGGAAGGCACCACAGTATGTTCGTGGACGAAGAGTATGCGAAGTCTACTGAGTACGCGCAGTTCTGGACAGATTTGAACAACGGTCGCTTCCAGACCAGCGACTACAAGCGACTTGCCAAGGGTGGTAGGGAAATTTGGATACAAGCGACTTATAACCCGCGTTTTGACGCTTCGGGAAATGTGAATAAGGTGATCAAGTTTGCCACGGACATCACCGCCAAGAAGGCGGCGGAAGAAGGGCTAACCCGCACTCTCGCTCTCGTAGCCGAGCATTCGCAGACCTTGGCCTCTGCCGCGGAGGAGCTATCCGCCACTGCGCAAAGCATGAACACCAATACGGCGGATACGGCGCGTCAGGCTGGTGTGGCCAGCTCGGCTTCCGAGCAGGTTGCCACCAACATCTCTATGGTGGCGACAGCAGCCGAAGAGATGAGCGCCTCGGTGCAGGAGATCGCCAAGAACGCTGCGGAAGCGGCTCAAGTGGGCGCGTCTGCTGTTGGGGTTGCCGCCTCGACCAATGAGACGGTCTCGAAGCTGGGAGCTTCCAGCGTGGAGATCGGCGAGGTCATCAAGGTTATCACTTCGATCGCGGAGCAGACGAACTTGCTCGCCTTGAATGCTACCATCGAAGCGGCCCGGGCTGGCGAGGCCGGCAAGGGGTTCGCGGTGGTCGCCAACGAGGTCAAGGAGCTGGCCAAGCAGACGGCCGCTGCCACGGAGGACATCTCGATTAAGATTCAAGCGATCCAGACCGACGCTTCCGGAGCGGTCTCCGCGATTGGCGACATTTCGGAGATCATCCGCCGCATTAACGATATTCAGAACGAAATCGCGAGCGCGGTGGACGAGCAGTCCGCTACAACCAACGAGATTGCTCGCAACGTATCGGAGGCTTCCCGCGGAAGTTCGGAGATTTCCGAGAATATCGTAAACGTCTCCAGCGCCGCCCAGTACACGACTGAAGGCGCCAACGATACGCTGACGGCGGCCCAAGGTCTGGCCAAATTGTCCTCGGAATTGAAGGCGATCGTAGAGAACTCCCGCAATTAG
- a CDS encoding protein-glutamate methylesterase/protein-glutamine glutaminase: MKKIRVLVVDDTAVMRKIVSEVVDRDPEMETAGVAANGRIALQRVNQVSPDLITLDMEMPEMNGIEMVRELRKTHPRIPVIMLSSLTVKGAEATLDALQAGASDYVAKPARSIGIPATLQQLQTELLPKIRHFFPKKKEVLPVLAPRSTSLAPKRRQRIEVVAIATSTGGPNALARVFEQLKEPLPVPVVIVQHMPPIFTRTLAERLDACSGMKVVEGEEGQALQAGHAYLAPGGYHMETKREGVRVVLRLNENPPENSCRPAADVLFRSVAACYGGSTLAVVMTGMGRDGFLGTQVICDRGGVAVAQDQASSVVWGMPSFLAKEGLAESVLPLDQIAGEISKRVSASMQLR; encoded by the coding sequence ATGAAGAAGATTCGTGTTCTAGTCGTCGATGACACGGCGGTGATGCGTAAAATCGTTTCAGAGGTCGTCGATCGCGACCCGGAAATGGAGACGGCTGGAGTGGCCGCGAATGGGCGGATCGCCTTGCAGCGGGTCAACCAGGTGAGTCCCGACTTGATCACGCTGGACATGGAGATGCCGGAGATGAATGGCATCGAGATGGTGCGCGAGCTGCGCAAGACGCATCCACGCATCCCGGTCATCATGCTGAGTTCCCTCACGGTGAAGGGTGCGGAGGCAACCTTAGACGCCTTGCAGGCGGGGGCCAGCGACTATGTTGCCAAGCCCGCGCGATCCATCGGAATTCCCGCAACCTTGCAGCAGCTGCAAACGGAGTTGCTCCCCAAGATTCGCCACTTCTTTCCGAAGAAGAAGGAAGTCTTGCCGGTGCTAGCGCCACGTTCTACGTCGCTCGCTCCGAAGCGTCGGCAACGCATCGAAGTGGTCGCGATTGCTACCTCTACCGGAGGCCCGAATGCCTTAGCCCGCGTTTTCGAGCAGTTGAAGGAGCCCTTGCCGGTACCGGTGGTGATCGTGCAACACATGCCCCCTATCTTCACGCGCACCCTGGCGGAGCGGCTTGACGCTTGCTCGGGAATGAAGGTGGTGGAAGGCGAGGAGGGGCAGGCGCTGCAAGCGGGACATGCTTACCTCGCCCCCGGCGGCTACCACATGGAAACCAAACGAGAAGGGGTGCGGGTGGTGTTGCGGCTGAATGAGAATCCTCCCGAGAATTCCTGTCGCCCGGCGGCGGACGTGCTTTTCCGTAGCGTGGCGGCTTGCTACGGTGGTTCAACTTTGGCGGTTGTCATGACTGGCATGGGGCGTGATGGCTTTTTGGGTACGCAAGTCATTTGCGATCGAGGAGGCGTTGCCGTGGCGCAGGACCAAGCTAGCAGTGTCGTGTGGGGAATGCCCAGCTTCTTGGCGAAAGAGGGATTGGCGGAAAGCGTGTTGCCGCTCGACCAAATTGCTGGGGAAATCTCGAAGCGGGTAAGCGCTTCCATGCAGCTACGCTAG
- a CDS encoding CheR family methyltransferase → MTISEAHFAFISELARERAAIVLKPGKEYLVVSRLEPLARTSGFDSLDTFVDEMRRELGFGRLQRMAVEALTTNETLFFRDLHPFEAIEQKLIPEIMARRASERRIDIWSGASSTGQEAYSIAMLLREKFPELCSWKVNIIGTDLSGKAVEKARSGIYSQLEVNRGLPLPLLFKCFDKLGDDWQIKPDLKKMVEFRQMNLIEPWQGLPRFDLVMMRNVLIYFDLPTRKKILDGIQKVIHPEGALFLGASETTLNVVDCWQVENCGRTLVYRVQGRSSVKPAVSP, encoded by the coding sequence ATGACGATCTCGGAAGCCCATTTCGCGTTTATCAGCGAACTCGCGAGAGAGCGGGCGGCGATCGTTTTGAAGCCCGGCAAGGAGTATCTCGTTGTCTCGCGCTTGGAACCGCTTGCCCGTACTAGCGGTTTCGATTCTTTGGACACGTTCGTCGACGAGATGCGGCGGGAGCTGGGATTTGGAAGGCTGCAAAGGATGGCGGTGGAGGCGTTGACTACGAACGAGACCTTGTTTTTTCGCGATCTGCATCCCTTCGAAGCGATCGAGCAAAAGCTTATTCCGGAAATCATGGCCCGTCGTGCTTCGGAGCGGCGTATCGATATCTGGTCAGGGGCGAGTTCCACGGGTCAAGAGGCTTACAGCATTGCGATGCTTTTGCGTGAAAAGTTTCCCGAGCTTTGTAGTTGGAAAGTGAATATTATTGGCACGGACCTTAGCGGTAAAGCGGTGGAAAAGGCCCGAAGCGGAATTTACTCGCAGCTCGAAGTTAATCGCGGCTTGCCCTTGCCCTTACTGTTCAAGTGTTTCGACAAGTTGGGCGACGATTGGCAGATAAAGCCGGACTTGAAAAAGATGGTGGAGTTTCGCCAGATGAATTTGATCGAACCGTGGCAGGGCTTGCCTCGATTCGATTTGGTGATGATGCGAAACGTGCTGATCTACTTCGATCTGCCGACTCGCAAGAAGATTTTGGACGGTATTCAAAAGGTGATACATCCAGAGGGGGCTCTCTTTTTGGGAGCGTCCGAAACGACTTTGAACGTGGTCGACTGTTGGCAGGTTGAGAATTGCGGGCGTACCTTGGTCTACCGCGTGCAAGGACGAAGCAGCGTGAAGCCTGCGGTGTCGCCCTAG
- a CDS encoding response regulator: MKSIVIDDSRTVRKMLCHYMQSLDIETVEAEDGCDALSLLGEEDPSSIEIALVDWDMPRMSGIEFLKEIRSCSEFSHLKVMMVTSHNKPEDLMRAIELGANEFLMKPFDEDMFRDKMRILGMAN, from the coding sequence ATGAAGTCGATCGTGATAGACGATAGTCGTACTGTTCGTAAGATGCTTTGTCACTACATGCAGTCTCTAGACATTGAAACGGTGGAGGCTGAGGATGGCTGCGATGCCTTGTCGCTGCTGGGTGAAGAGGATCCTTCGAGCATCGAGATTGCCTTGGTCGACTGGGACATGCCTCGGATGTCGGGGATCGAGTTTCTTAAGGAGATTCGATCCTGCTCGGAGTTTTCGCATCTGAAGGTGATGATGGTGACTTCCCATAACAAGCCGGAAGACTTGATGCGGGCGATCGAGCTAGGAGCGAACGAGTTCCTGATGAAGCCCTTCGACGAGGATATGTTTCGTGACAAGATGCGTATCCTAGGCATGGCCAATTAA